A single genomic interval of halophilic archaeon DL31 harbors:
- a CDS encoding MscS Mechanosensitive ion channel (PFAM: Mechanosensitive ion channel MscS~KEGG: hbo:Hbor_20120 small-conductance mechanosensitive channel), with the protein MYSAITTALTTLPPWLAILLVVTASLGAAVAVERVGVRLLRHLSSRTDSAFDDILVQELRLPVVVTTALAGVFLLTVDGGVLEALSVDTATRNMLFNRPALTLLLLVWAWALNTIVNRGVEAVKDGGPRFDFAPVFSNVWTLVVTAGTAALVLSVWRIDVTPLLAGAGIAGIAIGFAAKDTVANFFGGIALYFDDTYKIGDFIVLDTGEKGTVVKVGVRSTTLQTRDEVLITVPNAMLNPAKIINESAPGRRKRIRVPLGVAHGTGVDEFEETILAVAAAESTVIDTPAPRMRFRSFGDSALEYELLCWVRSPVRAAKATHLLNRGVYNALNEAGIEIPYNKLDVSINQAGEGVLAQPEPSTEPTPGDD; encoded by the coding sequence ATGTACTCCGCGATAACGACGGCCTTGACCACGCTTCCGCCGTGGCTGGCCATCTTGCTAGTCGTCACCGCGAGCCTCGGTGCCGCCGTGGCCGTCGAGCGAGTGGGAGTCCGCCTCCTCCGCCACCTCAGCAGCCGGACCGACAGCGCGTTCGACGATATCCTCGTGCAAGAGCTACGGCTCCCCGTCGTCGTCACCACTGCCCTCGCCGGCGTCTTTCTCCTGACAGTCGACGGCGGCGTGTTGGAGGCGCTGTCGGTCGACACGGCGACTCGGAACATGCTGTTCAACCGCCCCGCCCTGACACTCCTCCTCCTGGTCTGGGCCTGGGCGCTCAACACCATCGTGAACCGCGGCGTCGAAGCCGTCAAAGACGGTGGACCCCGATTCGACTTCGCGCCGGTGTTCTCGAACGTCTGGACGCTGGTCGTCACCGCCGGCACCGCCGCACTCGTGCTCTCGGTCTGGCGCATCGACGTGACGCCCCTGCTGGCAGGCGCGGGTATCGCGGGCATCGCCATCGGGTTCGCTGCGAAAGATACTGTGGCAAACTTCTTCGGCGGTATCGCGCTCTACTTCGACGACACGTACAAGATTGGTGACTTCATCGTCCTCGATACTGGGGAGAAAGGGACCGTCGTGAAAGTGGGGGTCCGCTCGACGACGCTCCAGACCCGCGACGAGGTGCTCATCACCGTTCCGAACGCGATGCTCAACCCCGCGAAAATCATCAACGAGTCCGCGCCCGGCCGCCGAAAGCGTATTCGCGTTCCGCTGGGCGTCGCCCACGGGACCGGCGTAGACGAGTTTGAGGAGACGATTCTGGCTGTTGCTGCGGCGGAGTCAACAGTGATCGATACGCCCGCGCCGCGGATGCGGTTTCGCAGTTTTGGCGACTCTGCGCTGGAGTATGAACTGCTCTGCTGGGTCCGCAGCCCTGTCCGTGCCGCGAAGGCGACCCACCTGCTCAACCGGGGAGTGTACAACGCACTGAACGAGGCCGGCATCGAAATCCCGTACAACAAGCTCGACGTCAGCATCAACCAGGCCGGGGAAGGAGTTCTTGCCCAACCCGAGCCATCGACCGAACCAACCCCGGGAGACGACTGA
- a CDS encoding GCN5-related N-acetyltransferase (PFAM: GCN5-related N-acetyltransferase), with the protein MTLSPSAQRAIRRDWAERFGCNPVAFEQRGVTLVDGGPDRSIRLFRRGDATVVAADREVREALESCDAAVQRWPLVDAIGLLGLSLGVPADEVGRAHGPAVLAYVDAGSFTPVKSSARLLKETDAEAFDGLRSRTSAKEWARASPTFRLGRTAGLFRDDELVAVATLGAGPLPDVGVVVAGEARNEGFGRAVVSRVLEAGFQEDGAIVPRYRTPESASASLSLAAAVGFERWASEVVVVRE; encoded by the coding sequence GTGACACTCTCCCCCAGCGCTCAACGGGCAATCCGCCGGGACTGGGCAGAGCGCTTTGGCTGCAACCCGGTGGCGTTCGAGCAACGCGGGGTGACCCTCGTCGATGGAGGACCTGACCGATCTATCCGGCTGTTCCGTCGCGGTGACGCCACTGTCGTCGCGGCAGATCGGGAGGTTCGCGAGGCACTCGAATCCTGTGATGCAGCCGTGCAGCGGTGGCCACTGGTCGACGCCATCGGACTGCTCGGACTCAGTCTCGGCGTCCCCGCGGATGAGGTCGGAAGGGCGCACGGTCCGGCGGTACTGGCCTACGTTGATGCCGGCTCGTTCACGCCTGTCAAGTCCAGTGCGCGACTACTGAAAGAGACAGACGCCGAGGCCTTCGACGGGCTTCGCAGCAGGACATCCGCCAAGGAGTGGGCGCGTGCATCTCCCACGTTTCGCCTAGGACGGACCGCGGGGCTGTTCCGCGACGACGAGCTCGTCGCGGTGGCCACATTGGGAGCGGGCCCGCTGCCGGATGTGGGGGTGGTTGTGGCCGGAGAAGCCCGAAACGAGGGGTTCGGCCGGGCGGTGGTCTCACGCGTGCTTGAAGCGGGGTTCCAGGAGGACGGAGCTATCGTCCCGCGCTATCGGACGCCCGAGTCTGCGTCGGCGTCGCTGTCGTTGGCGGCGGCAGTGGGGTTTGAGCGCTGGGCCAGCGAGGTGGTCGTCGTTCGTGAATAA
- a CDS encoding Protein of unknown function DUF457, transmembrane (PFAM: Protein of unknown function DUF457, transmembrane~KEGG: hbo:Hbor_20110 membrane-bound metal-dependent hydrolase (duf457)), translating into MYRTGHLGMSLLVFAPIGYLLVVAGAPLAALLTGGVMLWLAMLPDVDHRLPLISHRGVTHSLLFAIVIGSAFAGVGFGLVQVGGDALAVELLGLNSLGNLGVVAFGFAVGFLAVGSHLLGDILTPAGVNLLWPIQTAYSLNLTRADDTLANYGLFLLGVFAVAVSATFALGLA; encoded by the coding sequence ATGTACCGGACTGGCCATCTCGGCATGTCTCTGCTCGTTTTCGCGCCCATCGGCTACCTACTCGTCGTCGCCGGCGCGCCGTTGGCGGCGCTGTTGACTGGTGGCGTGATGCTCTGGTTGGCAATGCTGCCGGACGTAGACCACCGCCTTCCACTGATCTCTCACCGTGGCGTGACGCACTCGCTGCTGTTTGCGATCGTAATCGGCTCTGCGTTCGCTGGTGTCGGCTTCGGTCTCGTGCAGGTGGGTGGCGACGCGCTGGCTGTGGAACTGTTGGGCCTGAATTCGTTGGGCAATCTCGGGGTTGTCGCGTTCGGGTTCGCGGTCGGCTTCCTCGCCGTCGGCTCGCATCTGCTGGGCGACATCCTTACGCCCGCGGGTGTCAACCTCCTCTGGCCGATCCAGACTGCGTACAGCCTCAATCTCACCCGGGCGGATGACACGCTAGCGAACTATGGGCTCTTCCTGTTGGGTGTCTTTGCCGTCGCGGTGTCAGCAACGTTCGCGCTCGGATTGGCGTAG
- a CDS encoding Iron sulfur domain-containing, CDGSH-type (PFAM: Iron sulphur domain-containing, CDGSH-type~KEGG: hmu:Hmuk_1557 zinc finger CDGSH-type domain protein) — MTRDVALDATGPKFLDADDIDDAKGDIAICRCGLSEGFPFCDGSHKRTEGEGDGRYRYVDGERRRVASVTFADGETVDADDLTA, encoded by the coding sequence ATGACCCGAGACGTTGCGCTCGACGCCACTGGACCAAAGTTCCTCGACGCCGACGATATCGACGACGCGAAGGGCGACATCGCCATCTGTCGGTGTGGACTCAGCGAGGGGTTCCCGTTCTGTGACGGCTCTCACAAGCGGACGGAGGGCGAGGGTGACGGACGCTATCGCTACGTCGACGGCGAGCGCCGGCGCGTCGCCAGCGTGACGTTCGCGGACGGGGAGACCGTCGACGCTGACGACCTCACAGCGTAG
- a CDS encoding TrkA-N domain protein (PFAM: Regulator of K+ conductance, N-terminal; Regulator of K+ conductance, C-terminal~KEGG: hbo:Hbor_21040 k+ transporter, NAD-binding component) has protein sequence MTSPARRAGLFLAGTAVVMVVYALLYQFGLAVTKGIEISFLKALHFVVETFTTVGYGERAGDLSNVPMLVLSMAMQLTGVALIFLTLPAFVLPLFAEAFASQPATSYDGEGHVVVCSFSPTVETLVEELGERGKDHVVVEPDEQRASSLNKQDIPVVSGDPEDVEVMESVDADRADAVVAAADDETNASIILAAQHIAEDTPVYSLVEDESHTDYHKYAGADEVVQPRSLLGKSLAGKASSAVQAEISGAVEIGEDLDIAELLVQRGSPIEGKTVESCGIDQFPGTNIIGAWFRGEFVSPPAPDRVIDEHTILLVGGLADEVEVMRELTLSNTRRNRQSGVVVAGYGVVGSTVASAVTGAGFTTTVLDIQDQPGVDVVGDVTDAITLEEAGLEEARCLVLAVEDDTTALFATLVAKQVAPEVEVIARANDADSTPKLYRSGAQYVLSLPTVSGRMLASKLLDEEVITPETQVELVRMHAPELAGRTLGEIDVRARTNCTVLAIEREGEVLTGIDADLLLRENDMLVLAGNDEAIDAFVELAQ, from the coding sequence ATGACCAGCCCGGCGCGGCGAGCAGGCCTGTTTCTCGCGGGCACCGCCGTCGTGATGGTGGTGTATGCGCTGCTCTACCAGTTCGGGTTAGCAGTGACGAAGGGAATCGAGATTTCATTCCTCAAGGCGCTCCATTTCGTGGTGGAGACGTTCACCACCGTCGGCTACGGCGAACGGGCGGGTGACCTCTCGAACGTGCCGATGCTCGTCCTCTCGATGGCGATGCAGCTCACCGGTGTCGCCCTCATTTTCCTGACGCTGCCAGCGTTCGTCCTCCCGCTGTTTGCAGAAGCGTTCGCCTCCCAGCCAGCGACCAGTTACGATGGGGAGGGCCACGTGGTCGTCTGCTCGTTCTCCCCGACCGTCGAAACGCTCGTAGAGGAACTCGGCGAGCGTGGGAAAGACCACGTCGTGGTCGAACCCGACGAACAGCGCGCGTCGTCACTGAATAAACAGGATATCCCGGTTGTCAGCGGCGACCCGGAAGACGTCGAGGTGATGGAATCCGTCGACGCTGACCGAGCAGACGCGGTGGTGGCGGCCGCAGACGACGAGACCAACGCCAGCATTATTCTGGCTGCTCAGCACATCGCAGAGGACACACCCGTCTACAGCCTGGTCGAAGACGAGAGCCACACTGACTACCACAAGTATGCTGGCGCCGATGAAGTCGTCCAGCCCCGATCCCTCCTCGGCAAATCGCTCGCAGGAAAGGCGTCGTCTGCGGTCCAGGCCGAAATCAGCGGGGCTGTGGAGATCGGTGAAGATCTCGATATCGCAGAACTGCTCGTCCAGCGGGGCTCCCCTATCGAAGGGAAGACGGTCGAATCGTGTGGGATCGACCAGTTCCCCGGCACAAACATCATCGGCGCCTGGTTCCGCGGTGAGTTCGTCTCGCCACCAGCACCCGACCGGGTCATCGACGAGCACACCATCCTGCTTGTAGGCGGCTTGGCCGACGAAGTGGAGGTGATGCGGGAGCTTACCCTGTCGAACACCCGGCGGAACCGGCAGAGTGGTGTGGTTGTCGCCGGCTATGGCGTCGTTGGCTCCACCGTCGCGAGCGCGGTAACCGGGGCGGGATTTACGACGACCGTTCTGGATATCCAGGACCAACCCGGCGTCGACGTGGTGGGGGACGTGACCGACGCCATCACGCTCGAAGAGGCGGGGCTGGAAGAGGCCCGGTGTCTCGTGCTCGCCGTTGAGGACGACACCACCGCGCTGTTTGCGACGCTCGTCGCGAAACAGGTCGCTCCAGAGGTGGAGGTCATTGCCCGTGCCAACGACGCCGACTCAACGCCGAAGCTCTATCGCTCGGGCGCGCAGTACGTGCTCTCACTGCCGACGGTCAGCGGCCGAATGCTGGCCTCCAAACTGCTTGATGAGGAGGTCATCACGCCCGAAACGCAGGTGGAACTCGTGCGGATGCACGCGCCAGAGCTCGCGGGCCGCACGCTCGGTGAAATCGACGTTCGGGCCCGGACCAACTGTACCGTGCTGGCAATCGAACGGGAAGGAGAGGTGCTGACGGGTATCGACGCCGACCTGTTGCTCAGAGAGAACGATATGCTGGTGCTGGCGGGGAACGACGAAGCCATCGACGCGTTCGTCGAACTCGCCCAGTAA
- a CDS encoding protein of unknown function DUF998 (PFAM: Protein of unknown function DUF998~KEGG: htu:Htur_1061 protein of unknown function DUF998) — protein sequence MSTSLAAAYSDSSCRRLERLSGPVAAVVAIGSILLATALSATFTWWASALSDLGTVGTTAWLFNGGLVIGSVVGLPYGWALWTAAADWLGGIRAATFVAALLSMAGVGLFPSGEMLHFPFAIGFFLLCAFTEVADGIARFGLTTGKLSMIVGISSIAIWPLWTGWLAPGSGIAIPEFIGAVLFCLWITALSPERPGSPH from the coding sequence GTGTCGACATCGCTCGCTGCGGCCTACTCCGACAGCTCCTGCCGACGGTTGGAACGGCTCTCCGGACCTGTAGCGGCGGTTGTCGCGATCGGCAGTATTCTCCTCGCCACGGCACTTTCGGCGACGTTCACCTGGTGGGCGAGTGCGCTCTCGGACCTCGGTACAGTCGGGACGACTGCGTGGCTGTTCAACGGCGGCCTCGTCATTGGCAGCGTGGTGGGGTTACCCTACGGCTGGGCACTCTGGACAGCTGCCGCCGACTGGCTCGGGGGAATCCGGGCAGCGACGTTCGTCGCTGCGCTGCTCTCGATGGCTGGGGTTGGCCTCTTCCCCTCGGGAGAAATGCTTCACTTCCCCTTCGCTATCGGCTTCTTCCTCCTGTGTGCGTTCACAGAAGTTGCCGACGGAATCGCCCGGTTTGGGCTAACCACGGGGAAGCTTTCCATGATCGTAGGCATCAGTTCGATCGCAATCTGGCCGCTCTGGACGGGATGGCTCGCACCGGGCAGCGGGATTGCCATCCCTGAGTTCATCGGGGCCGTGCTCTTCTGCCTCTGGATTACGGCACTGAGCCCGGAGCGACCGGGGAGCCCCCACTGA
- a CDS encoding hypothetical protein (KEGG: hbo:Hbor_21070 hypothetical protein), producing the protein MTLFEYGNRLKAIRTGRFADIASSLAWFVGIFLTVAHPIGLTVGGALLGLTASSVERAFAAGAAFGITLVAAGVGWLLLFGSLPIAISVAPAFIAFLTLLVPPVVAAAVRWLG; encoded by the coding sequence ATGACGCTGTTCGAATACGGCAACCGCCTGAAAGCGATCCGGACCGGGCGGTTCGCCGACATCGCATCGTCGCTTGCGTGGTTCGTCGGTATTTTCCTCACAGTCGCGCATCCGATTGGCTTGACCGTGGGTGGTGCCCTGTTGGGACTCACCGCGAGTTCGGTCGAGCGCGCGTTCGCCGCGGGCGCCGCGTTCGGCATCACGCTCGTTGCTGCGGGCGTGGGCTGGCTGCTCCTTTTCGGTTCGCTGCCGATTGCCATCAGCGTCGCGCCCGCGTTCATCGCGTTCCTGACGCTGCTTGTTCCGCCAGTCGTCGCCGCCGCGGTCCGCTGGCTGGGGTGA
- a CDS encoding hypothetical protein (KEGG: hvo:HVO_1134 hypothetical protein), which yields MRNNTVERVTEWESEPFTDGYQGLRELADREFTGAATDGHAWLFMLNGRVLGGFDGSMEAFDGADGTAYTAPDPALPLLFAMQETGGETRAEYYSEETPISEASRTLESGTFTGYIELSDNVLSGDYYIAYYGGRSLPVAFVGNNSELLTAEEAFERADDEVGIYTVNTVDLDITDIPGSGAEPEPEPTPVETREEPVSTELTNTEAADPEPKESASTEPEPIETGSVDESDEEPDAVPEAEAEQRTAHEVEAAEQASEQESRQRDVSTEPDASATRTADTEPAAASATTTDQWHGAKTIPALDPEESVDMAEEVGGDIEAEPDAAVEHEQEPATPAQNRAAVDSEALEELRAERDRLQERVEELESENDRLEGEHERLERARDEAQSELSELEREVEKLHATVEQLESDLAAAEEDLEVAEQHLPEGDHEVSAESALKGTNLFVRYDRQSGPTLKDAHDGNADREAVNGNIRLEHHTEFDDDGAIVNGEPFEAWLHETMEFGFARWVVAEFVHDIRETRNQSALDKLYDTVPEIDRVEFRGEVELGQGAQEGEAAVAETVQFDVVIRNRMGNPLLVADLNDSREPATESMLARLIENATPVAKSTEGLASAFFVTASYYEPGALETAEEATGGGFLSRDKQKSFVKLSRKNGYHLCLVETRDGEFHVTVPEL from the coding sequence ATGAGGAACAACACGGTCGAGCGGGTCACCGAGTGGGAGTCCGAGCCCTTCACCGACGGGTACCAGGGGCTCCGCGAACTCGCCGACCGCGAGTTCACCGGAGCGGCGACAGACGGCCACGCCTGGCTATTCATGCTGAACGGCCGCGTCCTCGGCGGCTTCGACGGCAGCATGGAGGCGTTCGACGGCGCCGACGGCACCGCCTACACCGCGCCGGACCCAGCCCTTCCGCTACTGTTCGCCATGCAAGAGACGGGCGGGGAGACTCGCGCGGAGTACTACAGCGAGGAGACCCCGATCTCGGAGGCCAGCCGAACGCTCGAGTCCGGCACCTTCACCGGCTACATCGAGCTTTCGGACAACGTCCTGTCCGGGGACTACTACATCGCCTACTACGGCGGGCGCTCGCTCCCCGTTGCCTTCGTCGGCAACAACAGCGAACTGCTCACGGCTGAGGAGGCCTTCGAGCGCGCGGACGACGAAGTGGGCATCTACACAGTGAACACCGTCGATCTGGATATCACAGATATCCCAGGCTCGGGCGCCGAGCCAGAACCGGAGCCGACGCCGGTCGAGACCAGAGAAGAACCCGTGTCGACAGAGCTCACCAACACCGAGGCTGCGGACCCAGAACCCAAGGAATCCGCGAGCACCGAACCAGAACCAATCGAAACAGGCAGTGTGGACGAATCTGACGAGGAACCAGACGCTGTGCCCGAGGCTGAGGCTGAACAGCGTACAGCGCACGAGGTCGAAGCCGCTGAGCAGGCAAGCGAACAGGAGTCTCGACAGCGGGATGTATCGACAGAGCCGGATGCGTCAGCCACACGTACGGCAGATACCGAACCCGCTGCAGCCAGTGCGACGACGACTGACCAGTGGCACGGCGCGAAGACCATCCCGGCGCTCGACCCGGAGGAATCGGTGGATATGGCCGAGGAAGTCGGGGGCGATATCGAAGCCGAACCCGACGCGGCCGTCGAGCACGAGCAAGAGCCGGCGACGCCCGCCCAGAACCGTGCAGCTGTAGATAGCGAGGCGCTCGAGGAGCTTCGAGCCGAGCGTGACCGGCTGCAGGAACGCGTCGAGGAACTCGAGAGCGAGAACGACCGACTGGAGGGGGAACACGAACGGCTGGAGCGCGCGCGCGACGAAGCCCAGAGCGAGCTGAGCGAGCTCGAACGGGAGGTCGAAAAGCTGCACGCGACTGTCGAGCAGTTGGAGTCCGACCTCGCTGCAGCCGAGGAGGACCTCGAAGTTGCAGAACAGCACCTCCCGGAGGGTGACCACGAGGTTTCGGCCGAAAGCGCACTCAAAGGGACGAATCTGTTCGTTCGCTACGACCGACAGAGCGGCCCGACCCTGAAGGATGCCCACGACGGGAACGCGGACCGCGAAGCGGTCAACGGTAACATCCGCCTCGAACACCACACTGAGTTCGACGACGACGGTGCCATCGTCAACGGCGAGCCGTTCGAAGCGTGGCTGCACGAGACGATGGAGTTCGGCTTCGCACGCTGGGTGGTCGCGGAGTTCGTCCACGACATCCGAGAGACGCGGAACCAGTCCGCACTTGATAAACTCTACGACACCGTCCCCGAAATCGACCGCGTCGAGTTCCGCGGCGAGGTGGAGCTCGGGCAGGGGGCCCAAGAGGGTGAAGCGGCCGTCGCCGAAACCGTTCAGTTCGACGTGGTTATTCGGAACCGGATGGGGAATCCGTTACTCGTCGCCGACCTCAACGACTCTCGAGAGCCCGCGACGGAGTCGATGCTCGCGAGGCTCATCGAGAACGCGACACCGGTCGCAAAATCCACAGAGGGACTTGCCTCGGCCTTCTTTGTCACGGCGAGTTACTACGAACCTGGAGCGCTCGAGACAGCCGAGGAGGCCACCGGGGGTGGGTTCCTGAGCCGTGACAAACAGAAGAGCTTCGTCAAACTCTCACGCAAGAACGGCTACCACCTCTGTCTTGTCGAGACCAGAGACGGTGAGTTCCACGTGACCGTTCCGGAGCTATAA
- a CDS encoding hypothetical protein (manually curated~KEGG: hut:Huta_0046 hypothetical protein) has product MIDRLEKEVDMLERHLQVLRMVIENEPIGIVKMSNETGYPHHKVRYSLRVLEEENLIEPSSQGAITTDHTAEFVDDLDDKLDGTVGKLRSMRIDSAPEADN; this is encoded by the coding sequence ATGATAGATCGACTGGAAAAAGAGGTAGATATGCTGGAGCGGCACCTGCAGGTGCTGCGAATGGTTATCGAGAACGAACCGATCGGTATCGTCAAAATGTCGAACGAAACGGGGTATCCCCACCACAAGGTTCGCTACTCGCTGCGTGTCCTCGAAGAAGAGAACCTCATCGAGCCGTCGAGCCAAGGGGCAATCACCACCGACCACACCGCGGAGTTCGTCGACGACCTCGACGACAAACTCGACGGCACCGTCGGGAAGCTGCGTTCGATGCGGATCGATTCGGCGCCAGAAGCCGACAACTGA
- a CDS encoding Adenylosuccinate synthetase (KEGG: hvo:HVO_1132 adenylosuccinate synthetase~PFAM: Adenylosuccinate synthetase~TIGRFAM: Adenylosuccinate synthetase~HAMAP: Adenylosuccinate synthetase~SMART: Adenylosuccinate synthetase) — protein sequence MTVIIVGAQLGDEGKGALVDRWGGEADIVVRYQGGDNAGHTVVEGGEEYKLSLVPSGSVRGKTGVLGNGCVVNPRTLFEEIEALQEQGLEPDVCVAKRAHVIMPYHRVFDTIEEADKDESGSGEKVGTTGRGIGPTYEDKAGRRGVRIGDLLDPEVLRERLEYAVPQKRAIAEEVFGVDTGVEFDVDQLVTEYADYGQRLREGGMAVEAGEFLYEHRNEGANLLFEGAQGTSIDIDHGNYPYVTSSNPTAGGAAVGSGVGPKVLGQGEIVGIVKAYLSRVGEGPLPTEMTDEEEDLADYIREKGGEFGTVTGRPRRIGWLDVPMLRHAARRSSFTGIAVNHVDVLAGLDELKVCHQYDLDGETRETVPAGSEEWEACEPEFKAFDTWEEQDWNAVASEGYEALPEATREYLGYLEQELDAPVYAVGVGPDRDQTVERETPW from the coding sequence ATGACGGTCATTATCGTCGGCGCCCAGCTCGGCGACGAGGGCAAGGGGGCTCTCGTCGACCGCTGGGGCGGCGAGGCAGACATCGTCGTCCGGTATCAGGGCGGAGACAACGCGGGCCACACCGTCGTCGAAGGCGGCGAGGAGTACAAGCTCTCGCTGGTCCCCAGCGGAAGTGTGCGCGGAAAGACTGGCGTGCTCGGCAACGGCTGCGTCGTCAATCCCCGGACACTGTTCGAAGAGATCGAGGCCCTGCAGGAGCAGGGACTCGAGCCCGACGTGTGCGTGGCCAAGCGAGCCCACGTAATTATGCCGTACCACCGGGTGTTCGACACCATCGAAGAGGCTGACAAAGACGAATCAGGCTCTGGCGAGAAAGTCGGAACAACTGGTCGCGGCATCGGGCCGACCTACGAGGACAAGGCCGGTCGACGCGGCGTGCGTATCGGCGACCTACTCGACCCCGAAGTGCTCCGAGAGCGACTGGAGTACGCAGTCCCGCAGAAGCGCGCCATCGCCGAAGAGGTGTTCGGCGTGGACACCGGCGTCGAGTTCGACGTAGACCAGTTGGTGACAGAGTACGCCGACTACGGCCAACGCCTCCGTGAAGGGGGGATGGCTGTCGAGGCAGGAGAGTTCCTCTACGAGCACCGAAACGAGGGTGCGAACCTCCTCTTCGAGGGCGCACAGGGGACGAGCATCGACATCGACCACGGCAACTACCCGTACGTCACCTCTTCAAACCCGACCGCCGGCGGCGCCGCTGTTGGCTCGGGTGTCGGCCCGAAGGTGCTCGGCCAGGGTGAGATTGTTGGCATCGTAAAAGCCTACCTCTCGCGGGTGGGCGAGGGGCCACTCCCGACCGAGATGACCGACGAGGAGGAAGACCTCGCGGACTATATCCGCGAGAAGGGTGGGGAGTTCGGGACCGTCACCGGCCGACCGCGGCGCATCGGCTGGCTGGACGTGCCGATGCTGCGCCACGCCGCGCGGCGCTCCTCGTTCACTGGTATCGCCGTGAACCACGTCGACGTGCTCGCCGGACTAGACGAACTGAAGGTCTGTCACCAGTACGACCTCGACGGCGAGACGCGCGAGACCGTCCCCGCGGGCTCCGAGGAGTGGGAAGCCTGCGAGCCGGAGTTCAAGGCGTTCGACACCTGGGAAGAGCAAGATTGGAACGCAGTCGCTTCGGAAGGCTACGAAGCACTTCCCGAGGCCACGCGGGAGTATTTGGGTTACCTCGAGCAGGAACTTGACGCGCCGGTGTACGCCGTCGGTGTCGGTCCCGACCGCGACCAGACTGTCGAGCGCGAAACCCCCTGGTAG